The following are encoded in a window of Methanococcus voltae genomic DNA:
- a CDS encoding GDP-mannose 4,6-dehydratase, giving the protein MITGGAGFIGSHIVEEILKNCPECDVSILDNLSSGNINNLKDLEKLSDNNTNNSKVNFIKNSILDENLDKIFSEKEYSTVFHTAAQISVGNSLKNPLNDANINIMGILNLLEAMRKNDITKIVFSSSCAIYGNPQYLPIDENHPLKALSPYGLSKITGENYIKLYSELYGIDYTILRYANVYGERQDPYGEAGVISIFINNILNRQISKIYGNGEQTRDFINVKDVAKANLMATNWKNQILNVGTGTKTTINELYTIISDILEFKDSPEYCSERDGDIIDSYVNIDKIKKLGWKPTIDLKEGLKNTVESFKK; this is encoded by the coding sequence ATGATAACAGGTGGTGCAGGATTTATTGGTAGCCATATTGTCGAGGAAATACTTAAAAATTGCCCCGAATGTGATGTATCAATTTTAGATAACTTAAGCTCTGGAAATATAAATAATTTAAAAGATTTGGAAAAATTAAGCGATAATAACACAAACAATTCAAAGGTAAATTTCATAAAAAATAGTATATTGGATGAAAATTTAGATAAAATATTTTCTGAAAAAGAATATAGTACTGTTTTTCACACTGCTGCCCAAATTAGTGTGGGTAATTCACTTAAAAATCCATTAAACGACGCAAATATAAATATTATGGGTATTTTAAACCTATTAGAAGCAATGCGAAAAAATGATATTACTAAAATAGTATTTTCATCATCCTGTGCAATTTATGGAAATCCACAATATTTACCAATAGACGAAAATCACCCCTTAAAAGCACTATCGCCATACGGACTAAGCAAAATAACTGGGGAAAATTATATTAAACTTTATAGCGAACTTTATGGGATTGATTACACGATATTACGATATGCTAATGTATATGGGGAAAGACAAGACCCTTATGGTGAAGCTGGCGTAATTAGTATATTTATAAATAATATATTAAACAGGCAAATCTCCAAGATTTACGGTAATGGAGAACAGACCCGAGACTTTATAAACGTTAAAGACGTTGCAAAAGCAAACTTAATGGCAACTAACTGGAAAAATCAGATTCTTAACGTAGGTACTGGCACTAAAACCACCATCAATGAATTATATACGATTATTTCCGATATTTTGGAATTTAAGGATTCTCCAGAATATTGTTCTGAACGAGACGGGGATATAATAGATAGTTACGTTAACATTGATAAAATTAAAAAGTTAGGTTGGAAACCGACCATTGATTTAAAAGAAGGTCTTAAAAATACCGTGGAAAGTTTTAAAAAATAG
- the glmU gene encoding bifunctional sugar-1-phosphate nucleotidylyltransferase/acetyltransferase, whose translation MSKQENQEKNISNNLDALILCAGKGTRLRPLTDNTPKPMIPIAGKPIVAHLVDKVKDFVDNIYILVGYQKEAIIEYFNQNNNYNDYAINFIEQTEQLGTGHAVLMLKEYLDKNGTYENLNDFLVINGDIVFEDNLDGFLNKNLENDMDNSKNYIGALEVSNPENFGVIVTDSKNNILKIVEKPSREELPSLNSNLVNAGIYRFKKDVFDILKNLKPSSRNEIELPDAIDELIKKQQIKAITIKGYWDDIGRPWDVLKANKELLAHIKSDIKGEIQQNVVIVGNVVIEEGAVIRPNTVIEGPTIIKKGADIGPLAHIRPYTVLMENTHAGNSSEIKNSLIMEGSKIPHLSYVGDSIVGKNCNFGCNTITANLRFDDKPPKVNIKGVPTISTRKMGTIMGDNVKTGIQVSFMPGVKVGSNSWIGANSIIDRDVENDTIVFTKQEIEVVKKKK comes from the coding sequence ATGTCAAAACAAGAAAATCAAGAAAAAAATATATCCAATAATTTAGACGCTTTAATATTATGCGCAGGTAAGGGGACACGTTTAAGACCTTTAACGGATAATACGCCTAAGCCTATGATACCCATAGCAGGAAAACCGATAGTTGCACATTTGGTCGACAAAGTAAAGGATTTCGTAGATAATATATACATACTCGTCGGTTATCAAAAAGAAGCAATAATTGAATATTTTAATCAAAATAATAACTATAATGATTATGCCATAAATTTTATCGAACAGACTGAACAGTTAGGGACTGGTCACGCAGTTTTAATGTTGAAAGAATATTTGGACAAAAATGGAACTTATGAAAATTTAAATGATTTTCTTGTTATAAATGGGGATATTGTATTTGAGGATAACCTCGATGGCTTTTTGAATAAAAATTTGGAAAATGATATGGATAATTCTAAAAATTATATCGGAGCTTTGGAGGTTTCCAATCCTGAAAACTTTGGAGTTATAGTAACTGATTCTAAAAATAACATTTTAAAAATAGTTGAAAAGCCTTCTAGAGAAGAATTACCTTCTTTAAATTCAAATTTGGTTAATGCAGGTATTTATAGATTTAAAAAAGATGTTTTCGATATTTTAAAAAATTTGAAACCATCCTCTAGGAATGAAATTGAATTGCCTGATGCTATAGATGAATTAATCAAAAAACAGCAAATCAAGGCAATAACTATAAAAGGTTACTGGGACGATATTGGTAGACCTTGGGATGTATTAAAGGCTAATAAAGAGCTTTTAGCACATATAAAATCAGATATTAAGGGGGAAATACAACAAAACGTTGTAATTGTTGGAAATGTGGTGATTGAAGAGGGGGCAGTGATTAGACCAAATACTGTTATTGAAGGGCCTACAATAATAAAAAAAGGTGCTGATATTGGACCTTTGGCTCATATTAGACCTTACACCGTACTCATGGAAAATACGCATGCAGGAAACTCTTCTGAAATTAAAAACTCACTAATTATGGAAGGTAGCAAAATCCCTCATTTATCCTACGTAGGCGATAGTATTGTCGGCAAAAATTGTAACTTTGGATGTAATACCATTACCGCAAATTTGAGGTTTGATGACAAACCCCCTAAAGTCAATATAAAGGGAGTTCCGACAATAAGTACGCGCAAAATGGGGACTATAATGGGTGACAATGTAAAAACTGGTATCCAGGTCTCATTTATGCCGGGGGTAAAAGTAGGTAGTAATTCCTGGATTGGAGCAAATTCCATAATCGATAGAGATGTGGAAAACGATACAATCGTATTTACAAAACAAGAGATTGAAGTCGTAAAAAAGAAGAAATAA
- a CDS encoding AglZ/HisF2 family acetamidino modification protein: MNNLRPRIIPTLLMENNRLVKTVKFKNPNYIGDPINAVKIFNDKEVDELIFLDIGCSKKHTSINYSLLDKIASQSFMPLCYGGGIKSFEEASKIFELGFEKISLNSILFEKPNLLTELSQSYGSQSIVASVDVKKNLFSKLKVYDGSKNNSINEKIVDYVKNLENLGAGELLINSVDLEGTYKGYNISLINELSNILTIPLIALGGASSTEDFKKALQAGASACAAGSLFVYYGANKAVLINYPTDFIDEL, encoded by the coding sequence ATGAACAATTTAAGACCTCGTATAATACCTACCTTGTTAATGGAAAATAACAGGCTCGTTAAAACTGTAAAATTCAAGAATCCGAACTACATAGGCGACCCCATAAATGCAGTAAAGATATTTAATGATAAAGAGGTCGATGAATTAATATTTTTAGACATAGGATGTAGTAAAAAACACACGTCAATAAATTACAGCTTACTAGATAAAATTGCATCTCAAAGTTTCATGCCTCTTTGTTATGGCGGCGGAATCAAGTCTTTTGAAGAAGCAAGTAAAATTTTTGAATTAGGTTTTGAAAAGATTTCCTTAAACAGTATTTTGTTTGAAAAACCAAATTTATTAACAGAATTATCTCAATCATATGGTTCTCAAAGTATTGTAGCATCAGTGGATGTGAAAAAAAACTTATTTAGCAAATTAAAAGTATATGACGGTTCCAAAAATAATTCTATAAATGAAAAAATCGTAGATTATGTGAAAAACCTTGAAAATTTAGGTGCTGGTGAATTACTTATTAATTCTGTGGATTTGGAAGGTACCTATAAAGGGTATAATATAAGTTTAATCAATGAATTATCAAATATATTGACTATACCATTGATAGCACTAGGTGGGGCAAGTAGCACTGAAGATTTCAAGAAAGCACTACAAGCAGGGGCTTCCGCATGTGCTGCAGGTAGCCTTTTTGTTTATTATGGGGCTAATAAGGCTGTACTTATTAATTACCCTACAGATTTTATAGATGAATTATAG
- a CDS encoding radical SAM/SPASM domain-containing protein, giving the protein MGNLIRKIYNRKVDLTLGKCAYNVLLPLLHNKRPKKPLFIKIETVNYCNSQCKYCPHPTMTREKGLIDDELFKKIVKELVSWGVKAVHLTNFGETLLDPKIAERIDYIKELDEEIYITIITNGFALSDKNINKLLNSKLDELQISFDGFSKEHYEFYRTPFKYENIKEKIIKTVSERNNRNSKMIIKLNTIYNPEEISEKQLNEFMDSWGSVNGINIQKLHNWSSEEANNNVNGCIDVYNYMTILRNGDVVPCCLDFDGKIKLGNCNDNTLQDIWENKKYKNFRNLVSKDIKGIELCKNCMMAKNKERPYYALLQCRI; this is encoded by the coding sequence ATGGGAAATTTAATCCGAAAAATATACAATCGAAAGGTAGATTTGACACTGGGAAAATGTGCATATAATGTATTATTACCCTTATTGCATAATAAAAGACCCAAAAAACCATTATTTATAAAGATTGAAACTGTAAATTATTGTAATTCGCAATGTAAATATTGTCCACATCCTACAATGACTCGTGAAAAAGGATTAATTGACGATGAATTATTTAAAAAAATTGTAAAAGAACTTGTAAGTTGGGGCGTTAAAGCAGTACACTTAACTAATTTTGGAGAAACACTACTCGACCCAAAAATCGCTGAAAGAATTGACTATATCAAGGAATTAGATGAAGAAATATATATTACAATAATTACAAATGGTTTTGCACTTTCTGATAAAAATATCAATAAGTTATTAAATTCAAAATTAGATGAATTACAAATTTCTTTCGACGGATTCTCTAAAGAACATTATGAATTTTACAGGACTCCGTTTAAATATGAAAACATTAAAGAAAAGATAATTAAAACAGTGTCTGAAAGAAATAATCGAAATTCAAAAATGATTATTAAATTAAATACTATTTATAACCCTGAAGAAATATCTGAAAAACAGCTAAATGAATTCATGGATAGTTGGGGTTCAGTAAATGGAATAAATATCCAAAAATTACATAATTGGTCATCTGAAGAAGCTAACAATAATGTAAATGGTTGTATTGATGTTTATAATTATATGACTATTTTAAGAAATGGCGATGTAGTACCTTGTTGTTTAGATTTTGATGGCAAAATAAAACTTGGAAATTGTAATGATAATACACTACAGGACATATGGGAAAATAAAAAATATAAAAACTTTAGAAATTTGGTTTCTAAAGATATCAAAGGTATTGAACTTTGTAAAAATTGTATGATGGCAAAGAATAAAGAAAGACCTTATTATGCACTTCTACAATGTAGAATTTAA
- a CDS encoding class I SAM-dependent methyltransferase, protein MANDSILKYKHDYLINACKGKKVLHIGASDYPYHEERVKKGTLLHQKLNKVADVIGLDISRDAIRILNENGVNNVYYGDIVENEYDEHINNQKFDIIIFPDVIEHLSKPGQALENLTQFCNPNTRIIITAPNAWSILELKNHFRTDESVHPDHCFWTSAKTLTKLCEFSGYGVKKITYTNSGASTDKLTFKGKIFRNIVDNFPHMRNVLILEISPK, encoded by the coding sequence ATGGCAAATGATTCAATATTGAAATATAAACACGATTATTTGATAAATGCGTGTAAGGGTAAAAAAGTATTACACATCGGAGCAAGTGATTATCCTTATCATGAAGAAAGAGTTAAAAAAGGTACTTTGCTTCATCAAAAATTGAATAAAGTTGCAGACGTAATTGGTTTGGATATCAGTAGGGATGCCATACGTATATTAAATGAAAATGGCGTAAATAATGTTTATTATGGCGATATCGTAGAAAATGAATATGATGAACATATTAATAATCAGAAATTTGATATAATCATATTTCCTGATGTAATAGAACATTTATCTAAACCTGGACAGGCTCTTGAAAACTTAACTCAATTTTGTAATCCAAATACGAGAATAATAATAACTGCGCCAAATGCTTGGTCAATTTTGGAGTTAAAAAATCATTTTAGAACAGATGAAAGTGTTCACCCAGACCACTGTTTTTGGACATCTGCAAAGACACTTACAAAATTATGTGAGTTTTCGGGCTATGGTGTTAAAAAAATTACATATACTAACTCAGGAGCAAGCACTGACAAATTAACGTTTAAAGGAAAAATTTTCAGAAATATTGTAGATAATTTCCCACACATGAGAAATGTTTTAATCTTAGAAATAAGTCCTAAATAA
- a CDS encoding acyltransferase: MIHETAIVEQGAKIGNATNIWHFCHVRKDSEIGDNCNVGKGCYIDVNVKIGNGVKIQNGISIYQGVEIEDNVFLGPHMVFTNDLYPRAFNTDWKIEKTLVKEGASVGANATIICNNTIGKYAMVGSGSVVTKDVPDYGLVVGNPARLIGFVCKCGLKLDLTNIMEETTDYVAVNCDSCGETVLLNKSDFELINSPTNGL; this comes from the coding sequence ATGATTCATGAAACAGCAATCGTGGAACAAGGCGCAAAAATAGGTAATGCTACAAATATATGGCACTTTTGTCACGTTAGGAAAGATAGTGAAATAGGTGACAACTGTAATGTTGGAAAAGGATGCTATATCGATGTAAATGTAAAAATTGGCAACGGGGTAAAAATTCAAAATGGTATAAGTATATACCAAGGCGTAGAAATCGAAGATAACGTTTTTTTAGGTCCGCACATGGTTTTTACAAATGATTTATATCCTAGGGCATTCAATACCGATTGGAAAATAGAAAAAACACTTGTAAAGGAAGGAGCCAGTGTTGGGGCAAACGCAACAATAATATGCAACAATACCATTGGTAAATATGCAATGGTCGGTTCTGGAAGTGTTGTAACAAAAGATGTGCCAGATTATGGATTAGTTGTGGGAAATCCTGCAAGATTAATAGGTTTTGTATGTAAGTGCGGATTAAAACTGGACTTAACTAATATAATGGAAGAAACGACAGATTATGTTGCTGTAAACTGTGATTCTTGCGGGGAAACTGTATTACTTAATAAATCAGATTTTGAATTGATTAATTCTCCTACTAATGGGCTATAA
- a CDS encoding radical SAM/SPASM domain-containing protein yields MSKLKSKLKTMLSLFCFNFRVSKLPYMPKVAIVELTNECNYRCKFCPMNSENETIRRKVTREKTYMSFEDFKDIVDKYGHLIDNLGLASHGESLLHPEFEKFVKYLSEKGIDWNITTNGSLLDEKMAEIFKKYPPTQIILSLYSLEPKRYEKLCINGNLDVVLKNINHFLENRDKKTKIVIRTINMPQLQGEIQKFKSYFDKYENVEYLFGVLNTWAGRVDISKYDSNLKNHKISHENNYCLQPWQHVIINSDTGVYLCNNDDDTPMGYLNKTNLGEIWNSKEYIQVRKNILNGKLTDNNQCKECDTYIPTAKCEAPSPFFLVNRSFLRRVATFIGLKKNHDWTTDKK; encoded by the coding sequence ATGTCTAAATTAAAGTCAAAATTAAAAACAATGCTTTCTTTATTCTGTTTTAACTTTAGGGTTTCAAAACTTCCGTACATGCCAAAAGTGGCAATAGTGGAGCTTACAAATGAATGCAATTATCGATGTAAATTCTGTCCTATGAATTCAGAAAATGAAACGATACGGAGAAAAGTTACCCGTGAGAAAACCTATATGTCTTTTGAGGATTTCAAAGATATTGTGGATAAATATGGTCATTTAATAGATAATTTAGGTCTTGCAAGTCATGGGGAATCATTATTACATCCCGAATTTGAAAAATTCGTTAAATATCTTAGTGAAAAAGGAATTGATTGGAATATTACCACAAATGGCTCATTATTGGATGAAAAAATGGCTGAAATCTTTAAAAAATACCCTCCAACACAGATAATATTGAGTCTTTATAGTTTGGAGCCTAAAAGATATGAAAAATTATGTATAAATGGTAATTTAGACGTAGTTTTGAAAAATATCAATCATTTCCTGGAAAATAGGGATAAAAAAACAAAAATTGTAATACGAACAATAAATATGCCTCAATTGCAGGGCGAAATTCAAAAATTCAAAAGTTATTTTGATAAATATGAAAATGTGGAGTACCTTTTCGGCGTATTAAATACCTGGGCAGGTAGGGTCGATATTTCAAAATACGATTCAAATTTGAAAAATCACAAAATCTCGCATGAGAATAACTACTGTTTGCAGCCATGGCAACATGTAATTATAAATTCTGATACTGGAGTTTATTTATGTAATAACGACGATGACACGCCAATGGGTTACTTAAACAAAACGAATCTTGGCGAAATTTGGAATTCTAAGGAGTATATTCAAGTCCGTAAGAATATATTGAATGGTAAGCTAACTGATAACAATCAATGCAAAGAATGTGATACCTACATACCAACAGCTAAATGTGAGGCGCCTTCTCCATTTTTCCTAGTTAATCGTAGCTTTTTAAGACGAGTAGCTACATTCATAGGTCTTAAAAAGAATCATGATTGGACTACTGATAAAAAATAA
- a CDS encoding asparagine synthase-related protein — protein sequence MPELYLEYYKNTNSKININKLRTDEFKKYAPNFKFYVPHNSFEEITEDYSIFFYDFDWKTDSIVNSDGTNNTNNTNNDNNSTQLSILNGEILPLEKRFNPEDTENIEYGAFNIVNIDKNQNSINIYNDIFAMLPMFYYQDEDIFIIATKMKPILERLRALKKPLTEDNVGKYLSASCGYFIGDYTFFKEIKYLKQGRKITIDLKTNNISFSRYYTYDYTKKYKKESMNEEKFTELFNIFDNSQKTLLNNYSKKTGLMISGGLDSRYILAQMEKLNIKPFLLNMGHENSAETKLAIKIANLSNNTNNLTINELTEDNIIRNAEEYYNITEGFENFECDYLLDFKDWAVKNNVQYLYNGYAGDAVLGGTFYTRRNFDFISICGQVIDLKDLIPEIKTKEDCINLILKNLGIYKEKVLKEKYNDFKEVNLRKIVENEINNIMDEISYENYLDVYIHFQFLTRVHRHVLNGCLATRSFAEFIHPFFAYGMFETAIKVDDSLKTQHHMYKKYLINRFPKYAKINKSGWGVNCYKPAQICKFGEYYEAFKNKMINLANNKFEKPLIKMDTYYDATYWYYNSEEFRTFLENDLQNGFLNKHMKYIEKYYGIKYD from the coding sequence ATGCCAGAATTATATCTTGAATATTATAAAAATACAAACTCAAAAATAAACATAAACAAATTAAGAACGGATGAATTTAAAAAATACGCTCCTAATTTTAAATTTTACGTTCCACATAATTCTTTTGAAGAAATTACGGAAGATTATTCTATATTTTTCTATGATTTTGATTGGAAAACTGATTCTATAGTTAATAGTGACGGTACCAATAATACCAATAATACCAATAATGATAACAACTCGACTCAACTTTCAATCTTAAATGGCGAGATATTGCCTTTGGAAAAACGTTTCAACCCCGAAGATACAGAAAATATTGAGTATGGGGCTTTTAATATAGTTAATATTGATAAAAATCAAAATTCTATAAATATCTACAATGATATATTTGCAATGTTGCCAATGTTTTACTATCAAGATGAGGATATCTTTATAATTGCAACAAAGATGAAGCCAATTTTGGAACGTTTAAGAGCCCTTAAAAAGCCTTTAACAGAAGATAATGTCGGAAAATATTTATCTGCATCTTGTGGTTATTTTATTGGAGATTATACGTTTTTTAAAGAGATAAAGTATCTAAAGCAAGGTAGGAAAATAACAATCGACTTAAAAACTAACAATATATCCTTTTCAAGATATTATACCTATGATTATACGAAAAAATATAAAAAAGAGTCAATGAATGAGGAAAAATTCACTGAATTATTTAATATATTCGATAACTCCCAAAAAACTTTACTGAATAATTATTCAAAAAAAACAGGACTTATGATTTCTGGCGGTTTAGATTCAAGATACATATTAGCACAAATGGAAAAATTAAATATAAAACCATTTTTATTAAATATGGGTCATGAAAATAGTGCTGAAACAAAATTGGCAATCAAAATAGCAAATTTGTCAAATAATACCAATAATTTAACGATTAATGAATTAACTGAAGACAATATTATAAGAAATGCTGAAGAGTATTATAATATTACCGAAGGATTTGAAAATTTTGAATGTGATTATTTGTTGGATTTTAAAGATTGGGCAGTAAAAAATAACGTTCAATACCTATACAATGGTTATGCAGGGGATGCAGTACTGGGCGGAACATTTTATACAAGGCGCAATTTTGATTTTATAAGTATATGTGGCCAAGTAATAGATTTAAAAGATTTAATACCTGAAATAAAAACAAAAGAGGACTGTATTAATTTAATCTTGAAAAATTTGGGCATCTATAAAGAAAAAGTCTTAAAAGAAAAATATAATGATTTTAAAGAAGTAAATTTGAGAAAAATCGTTGAAAATGAAATAAATAACATCATGGATGAAATATCTTATGAAAATTATTTGGACGTATATATTCATTTTCAATTCTTAACAAGAGTTCATAGGCATGTTTTAAATGGATGTTTGGCTACAAGAAGCTTTGCTGAGTTCATACACCCGTTCTTTGCATATGGGATGTTTGAAACCGCTATTAAAGTTGACGATAGTTTAAAGACACAACATCACATGTATAAAAAATACTTGATAAACAGATTTCCAAAATACGCAAAGATAAATAAGTCTGGTTGGGGTGTTAATTGCTACAAGCCTGCACAAATTTGCAAATTTGGTGAATACTATGAAGCTTTTAAAAATAAAATGATTAATTTAGCCAATAATAAATTCGAAAAGCCATTAATAAAGATGGATACATATTATGATGCTACATACTGGTATTATAATTCAGAAGAGTTTAGAACTTTCTTAGAAAACGATTTACAAAATGGATTTTTGAATAAACATATGAAATATATTGAAAAATATTATGGTATTAAATATGATTAA
- the hisH gene encoding imidazole glycerol phosphate synthase subunit HisH encodes MMDTGQFNDSEKDITIVNYGLGNLKSVANIIKKMGGNPTISSSKEDIKNAKKLILPGVGAFDEGMNNLEKMDLINILNEKVLDEKVFTLGICLGMQLITKRSDEGQKEGLGWIDAETLSFSSTFKDKYNDNNNNKIDKKLKVPHMGWNYVKIEKETPLYKDMYENPRFYFVHSYYVNCINEEDILTTTSYGIDFTSSVNKDNIYATQFHPEKSHKFGMKLMENFINL; translated from the coding sequence ATGATGGATACTGGCCAATTTAATGACTCAGAAAAGGATATTACAATAGTAAATTACGGGTTGGGAAATTTAAAATCTGTAGCTAATATTATAAAGAAAATGGGCGGAAATCCTACGATTTCATCGAGCAAAGAAGATATAAAAAATGCAAAAAAGCTTATACTGCCAGGAGTAGGTGCTTTTGACGAAGGAATGAATAATTTGGAAAAAATGGATTTGATAAATATACTCAATGAAAAAGTACTCGATGAAAAAGTATTTACTTTAGGTATCTGTTTAGGAATGCAGTTAATAACGAAAAGAAGTGACGAAGGACAAAAAGAAGGTTTAGGTTGGATAGATGCAGAAACATTGTCTTTTTCAAGTACTTTTAAAGATAAATATAACGATAATAATAATAATAAAATCGATAAAAAGTTAAAAGTACCACACATGGGTTGGAATTACGTAAAAATAGAGAAAGAGACACCTTTATATAAAGACATGTATGAAAATCCAAGATTTTACTTCGTACATTCATATTATGTCAATTGTATAAATGAGGAAGATATCTTAACAACTACAAGTTATGGGATTGATTTTACATCTTCGGTAAATAAAGATAACATTTACGCAACTCAATTTCACCCTGAAAAGAGTCATAAATTTGGTATGAAGTTAATGGAGAATTTTATAAACTTATAA
- a CDS encoding glycosyltransferase, with protein sequence MKNFKDKNLLVITRFYPDGENLIIGDSFVKGQVDELAKNFNKIYVVSPIPYVPAVSTLKNAKFLSFITKKLDIKPDLKNYKDKNVEVYYPKYLHLPVSKFRNEMGDNQFKAIDKLLKSQNIEFDLIHSHFIWGSGYTGVKLKEKYGKPLVITGHGFDVYDLPFKDEYWNTKIKGILKNTDKIITVSEKNVKCINKLGYDAELIPNGYNNLFKNFEKSHVDELKDKLKIPKDEYIILTVGNLIEIKNQETLIKSLKLFNENQTKNFKCYIIGEGHLKEYLINLIKEYDLSDNIQLLGKIPHDEIPNWMNCCDLFVLPSLNEGNPTVMFEILGCNKYMIGSNVGGIPNILYDEKYGRILKNPKDENELFNLINDTYLNKELIDYNEISKYANSFSWEIICEKILKEYTKLII encoded by the coding sequence TTGAAAAATTTTAAAGATAAAAATTTACTTGTAATTACTCGATTTTATCCGGATGGTGAAAATTTAATCATTGGCGATAGCTTTGTTAAGGGGCAAGTGGATGAATTAGCAAAAAATTTCAATAAAATTTACGTTGTTTCTCCAATTCCTTATGTTCCGGCGGTATCTACCTTAAAAAATGCAAAATTTTTGAGTTTTATTACTAAAAAATTAGATATAAAACCGGATTTGAAAAATTACAAAGATAAAAATGTTGAAGTTTACTATCCTAAATATTTACATCTTCCAGTATCTAAATTTAGAAACGAAATGGGCGATAATCAATTTAAAGCGATTGATAAATTATTAAAAAGTCAAAATATCGAATTTGATTTAATTCATTCGCATTTTATTTGGGGTTCGGGCTATACGGGTGTTAAATTAAAGGAAAAGTATGGAAAACCTTTAGTTATCACAGGTCATGGGTTTGATGTCTATGATTTGCCGTTTAAAGATGAGTACTGGAATACCAAAATCAAAGGTATTTTAAAAAATACTGATAAAATAATCACTGTATCTGAAAAGAACGTAAAATGTATAAATAAATTAGGATATGATGCAGAACTTATCCCCAATGGATATAATAATTTATTTAAAAATTTTGAAAAATCGCATGTCGATGAATTGAAAGATAAATTGAAAATTCCAAAAGATGAGTATATAATTTTAACAGTGGGTAATTTAATAGAGATAAAAAATCAAGAAACTCTTATAAAGTCCTTGAAACTTTTTAACGAGAACCAGACGAAGAATTTTAAATGTTATATTATTGGAGAAGGTCATTTAAAAGAATATTTAATTAATTTAATTAAAGAATATGATTTAAGTGATAATATCCAACTTTTGGGTAAAATACCCCACGATGAAATACCTAATTGGATGAATTGTTGTGATTTGTTCGTTTTACCTAGTTTAAATGAGGGAAATCCTACAGTAATGTTTGAAATTTTAGGTTGTAATAAATACATGATTGGTTCAAACGTTGGCGGAATTCCAAATATCCTTTATGATGAAAAATACGGTAGAATTTTGAAAAATCCTAAAGACGAGAACGAATTATTCAATTTAATAAATGATACATACCTGAATAAGGAATTAATCGATTACAACGAGATTTCAAAATATGCAAATAGTTTTTCATGGGAAATAATTTGTGAAAAAATTTTAAAAGAATATACTAAATTAATAATTTAA